A region of Nitrospirae bacterium YQR-1 DNA encodes the following proteins:
- a CDS encoding nucleotidyltransferase family protein, with translation MKALVLAGGRGNRVNEVSSTMNKCMIKVNGRAVIEYALDNAVKTVVDELVMVVGYRAEDIINTYGNTYGGKRLKYVIQWEQKGLVHALECSREAVCGDDFALFLGDELLINPKHNEMIEQFNRTGVFALCGVLKVNDRNFIKKTYTLIQDDTGRIYRLVEKPSNPLNDLMGTGNCVFRNAIFNYIGVTPVHHQRKEKELPDLIQCSIDDGKEVKSFMICDRYANINSFGDMNQAESFFNELP, from the coding sequence GTGAAAGCTCTTGTGCTGGCGGGGGGGCGCGGCAATCGCGTTAATGAGGTATCATCCACTATGAATAAGTGCATGATAAAGGTCAACGGCAGAGCCGTTATTGAGTACGCTCTGGATAATGCCGTAAAAACAGTTGTTGACGAATTGGTAATGGTGGTGGGGTACAGGGCCGAGGACATTATAAACACCTATGGGAACACATATGGCGGCAAGCGCTTAAAATACGTGATTCAATGGGAGCAAAAGGGGCTGGTTCATGCTCTGGAGTGCAGCAGGGAGGCGGTGTGCGGGGATGACTTTGCCCTGTTTCTCGGTGATGAGCTTCTGATAAACCCCAAACACAACGAAATGATTGAGCAATTCAACCGCACCGGTGTTTTTGCCCTCTGTGGTGTATTAAAAGTAAATGACAGAAATTTTATAAAAAAGACATATACGCTCATACAAGATGACACAGGCAGAATTTACAGGTTAGTTGAAAAACCCTCTAATCCCTTAAATGATCTAATGGGTACGGGTAATTGTGTATTTAGAAACGCAATATTTAACTATATCGGGGTAACTCCGGTACACCACCAAAGGAAAGAAAAAGAGCTGCCCGATTTAATCCAGTGCTCTATTGATGACGGAAAGGAGGTCAAGTCTTTTATGATTTGTGACAGGTATGCTAACATTAATTCCTTCGGGGATATGAACCAGGCGGAGAGTTTTTTCAATGAACTACCTTAG
- a CDS encoding NAD-dependent epimerase/dehydratase family protein has protein sequence MKKVLVTGGCGFLGSHVCEFYTKRGDEAISFDNLSKHELLRTGFAVEEARGFNKVFLESIGVKNIIGDVRNQELLLDAASGCDYIVHTAAQPAMTISWEDPALDITTNVIGTFNVLESARRHKIPVAGCATIHVYGNKINETLIETPTKYVRSPAGIDETHPTLEGTLTPLHASKAAGDIYTRAYIDTYGVKAASFRLTGIYGSRQFGGEDHGWVANFSIRTVLNQPITVFGTGKQVRDIIYATDVCRAFEAFYNSQVPGIYNIGGGLETALSLRQCIDILSEITTKRPEVRFDKDRHGDLRYFVCNIDKARKHLEWSPEIKPREGIEMLVDWINSTELFFKPNHPEGNS, from the coding sequence GTGAAAAAGGTATTAGTAACAGGCGGGTGCGGATTTTTAGGGTCCCACGTTTGCGAATTCTACACAAAAAGGGGAGATGAGGCCATAAGTTTCGACAACCTGTCAAAGCACGAGCTTCTTAGAACTGGTTTTGCCGTTGAGGAGGCAAGAGGTTTTAATAAAGTTTTTCTGGAAAGTATCGGCGTGAAAAATATAATCGGAGACGTCAGAAACCAGGAGCTTCTCCTTGATGCCGCCTCCGGCTGTGATTATATCGTACACACAGCCGCCCAGCCGGCTATGACAATCAGTTGGGAGGACCCGGCACTTGACATAACAACAAATGTTATAGGTACCTTTAATGTCCTTGAGAGCGCCCGCCGCCACAAGATCCCTGTTGCCGGCTGTGCAACAATACATGTCTATGGTAATAAGATAAATGAAACCCTCATTGAGACCCCGACAAAATACGTAAGGTCTCCAGCGGGTATAGATGAAACCCATCCCACTCTTGAGGGAACCCTCACCCCCCTCCATGCTTCAAAAGCAGCAGGGGATATTTATACAAGGGCATACATTGACACCTACGGAGTTAAGGCGGCCAGCTTTCGGCTAACCGGCATATACGGCAGCCGGCAGTTTGGAGGTGAGGACCACGGCTGGGTAGCAAATTTTTCGATACGCACCGTGCTAAACCAGCCGATTACAGTTTTCGGGACAGGCAAACAGGTCCGGGACATAATCTACGCAACGGACGTCTGCCGCGCTTTTGAGGCATTTTATAACTCACAGGTGCCGGGAATTTACAATATCGGCGGCGGGCTTGAGACTGCTCTGTCCCTACGGCAATGTATAGACATACTGTCGGAGATAACAACGAAACGCCCGGAGGTGCGTTTTGATAAGGACCGCCACGGAGACCTCAGATACTTTGTCTGTAACATTGACAAGGCACGCAAACACCTTGAATGGAGCCCTGAGATTAAACCCAGGGAGGGAATTGAAATGCTGGTTGACTGGATAAATTCCACCGAATTATTTTTTAAACCGAATCACCCCGAGGGTAACTCGTAG
- a CDS encoding glycosyltransferase family 4 protein — protein MRLAIDATVLEDRHPTGIGNVALNVVNKLSELHDDIVIWSVEESLLKIDKSKLRFPFSEKGRRILGKNIYLARALWTQLSLPSLLRKEQADIFFSPIAEGIIKPPIPQVVTIYDITPILFKEHVPLLRNLSFRYRLPQVFKYAKKIITDSYAVREDIINYYGLRPETVEVVYVAYDTGHFKRTTDEATAGVLNKYGLVRGEYFIYVGSIVATKNLDTLLRAFYKSGLDKTLVLAGKIAEAGYYKKLLFIKETLKLTNVKFVDYVPYEDLPALYSGAAALTFVSLIEGFGMPVVEAMSCGLAVISSDRGSLPEVCGGAAIVTDALSEDEISRAMIELAQNTAKREELIKRGYERIKEFSWQKTAGRILEICKEAAFY, from the coding sequence GTGAGACTGGCAATTGACGCAACGGTCTTAGAAGACAGGCATCCGACGGGAATAGGCAATGTCGCTTTAAATGTCGTAAACAAACTCTCTGAACTACATGATGACATTGTAATCTGGAGCGTGGAAGAGAGTCTTCTTAAAATTGACAAGTCAAAGCTCAGGTTTCCTTTTTCAGAAAAAGGCAGGCGTATACTAGGTAAAAACATATATCTTGCGCGTGCGCTGTGGACTCAACTGTCACTTCCGTCTCTTCTTAGGAAGGAACAGGCGGACATATTTTTCAGCCCGATAGCCGAGGGTATTATAAAGCCCCCGATACCACAGGTTGTAACCATTTATGACATCACACCCATACTATTTAAAGAACATGTACCGCTGTTAAGAAACCTTAGTTTCAGGTACAGACTTCCTCAGGTTTTTAAGTATGCTAAAAAGATTATAACAGATTCATATGCCGTGCGGGAGGACATCATCAACTACTATGGTTTGAGGCCGGAGACGGTGGAGGTAGTCTATGTGGCCTATGATACAGGGCATTTTAAGCGTACCACGGATGAGGCCACAGCAGGTGTGTTAAATAAATACGGCCTTGTCAGGGGTGAATATTTTATATATGTCGGAAGCATAGTTGCCACTAAAAACCTTGACACTCTGTTACGTGCTTTTTACAAATCAGGCCTTGATAAGACCCTTGTGCTGGCAGGGAAGATTGCAGAGGCCGGATACTACAAAAAGCTGCTCTTCATTAAAGAAACCTTGAAATTAACAAATGTTAAATTTGTAGATTACGTGCCCTATGAAGATTTACCTGCGCTGTATAGCGGGGCGGCGGCGCTTACCTTTGTTTCCCTGATAGAGGGATTCGGTATGCCTGTTGTGGAGGCGATGTCTTGCGGCCTGGCTGTGATTAGCTCCGACAGAGGGAGTTTGCCTGAGGTCTGTGGCGGTGCCGCCATTGTAACAGACGCCCTGAGTGAAGATGAAATCAGCAGAGCTATGATTGAGCTAGCCCAAAACACGGCAAAGAGGGAAGAACTTATAAAGAGAGGCTATGAGAGAATTAAGGAGTTTTCATGGCAAAAAACAGCGGGCAGAATTTTAGAAATCTGCAAGGAGGCAGCATTTTATTAA
- a CDS encoding GDP-mannose 4,6-dehydratase — protein MSKYLITGFSGFVGHYIASYIMSAEGGAEIIAVDINPPFEKNYHGKFSFVKLDLLDKKRVGEVFNKIQPDYIIHLASLSSVRNSWIQPDMSFLKNMEMVLNIYEALRYSDFKCRILSIGSSEQYGIVGEQEIPIKETRQLNPISPYAVSKVAQEHLSQVYVKGFGLDIVLTRSFNHVGPGQPEDFVVSSLGKKILKAKNSSDNTIVAGDIEIIRDFVDVRDVSRAYYLLLKKGKTGEAYNICSGIGRSIKEIITLYCKLYNCEVRVIKDSSLIRPVDNPVITGSYEKLFQHTSWQPLIKLEDSLKESLNYKKIID, from the coding sequence ATGTCAAAATATCTGATAACAGGTTTTTCCGGGTTTGTCGGGCATTATATTGCCTCTTACATAATGTCGGCGGAAGGGGGCGCCGAGATAATTGCAGTTGATATAAACCCGCCCTTTGAGAAAAATTACCATGGAAAGTTTTCTTTTGTTAAGCTGGACTTATTGGATAAAAAGAGGGTAGGCGAGGTATTTAATAAGATACAGCCGGATTATATAATTCACTTAGCCTCTCTGAGCTCTGTACGAAACAGCTGGATACAGCCGGATATGAGTTTTTTAAAAAATATGGAAATGGTGCTGAATATTTATGAGGCACTGAGATATTCAGATTTTAAATGCCGGATTTTATCAATTGGTTCATCCGAGCAATACGGCATAGTAGGAGAGCAGGAGATTCCGATAAAAGAGACAAGACAACTTAACCCCATAAGCCCATATGCGGTTTCAAAGGTAGCGCAGGAGCACCTGTCGCAGGTCTATGTAAAAGGCTTTGGACTCGATATTGTGTTAACGAGATCGTTTAACCACGTGGGGCCCGGACAGCCGGAGGACTTTGTTGTCAGCTCATTAGGCAAAAAGATTTTAAAAGCAAAAAATTCATCCGATAATACAATTGTTGCCGGAGACATTGAAATAATAAGGGATTTTGTAGATGTCAGGGATGTTTCAAGGGCTTACTACTTACTCTTAAAAAAAGGCAAAACCGGTGAGGCTTATAATATCTGTTCAGGCATCGGCCGCTCAATAAAGGAAATAATCACACTGTACTGTAAACTCTACAACTGTGAGGTGAGGGTTATAAAAGACAGCTCACTCATAAGACCCGTGGATAATCCTGTTATCACAGGCTCGTATGAG